One Micromonospora eburnea genomic region harbors:
- a CDS encoding serine/threonine-protein kinase gives MRTLAGRYDLERRVGVGGMSEVWRAHDLVLDRTVAVKLISPGLDGEVSSAERIRAEARSAARLVHPNVASVHDFGTATAADGREVPYIVMELAEGETLAEHLRDGPLDWRIAARVCAEVSAALSAAHAHGIVHRDVKPANVILAPSGVKVLDFGIATPAGVPDHTPDGVVVGTPAYLAPEQLDRQPATPAADMYAVGVLLYYCLTGRLPYAAGSTTQLLGARRRRPPEPLPEIAGLPAEIADLCRRCLADEPAARPTSLMAALLLAELVDARVYVPMLVAESRRHPAPVSPWTDRAAGEATEAVPADVGPPGAAR, from the coding sequence ATGCGGACGCTGGCCGGGCGGTACGACCTCGAACGGCGCGTCGGCGTCGGCGGGATGTCGGAGGTGTGGCGGGCGCACGACCTCGTGCTGGACCGGACCGTCGCGGTGAAGCTGATCTCCCCGGGGCTGGACGGGGAGGTCAGCTCGGCCGAGCGGATCCGGGCGGAGGCCCGCTCCGCCGCCCGGCTGGTGCACCCGAACGTGGCCAGCGTGCACGATTTCGGCACCGCGACGGCGGCGGACGGCCGGGAGGTGCCGTACATCGTGATGGAGCTGGCCGAGGGCGAGACGCTCGCCGAGCACCTGCGTGACGGCCCGCTGGACTGGCGGATCGCGGCTCGGGTCTGCGCCGAGGTGAGCGCGGCGCTCTCCGCCGCGCACGCGCACGGCATCGTGCACCGCGACGTGAAGCCGGCGAACGTCATCCTCGCCCCGTCCGGGGTGAAGGTGCTCGACTTCGGCATCGCCACCCCGGCCGGCGTTCCCGACCACACCCCGGACGGGGTCGTGGTGGGCACTCCTGCCTACCTGGCGCCGGAGCAACTCGACCGGCAGCCGGCCACCCCCGCCGCCGACATGTACGCCGTCGGTGTGCTGCTCTACTACTGCCTGACCGGGCGGCTTCCGTATGCCGCCGGCAGCACCACCCAGTTGCTCGGCGCGCGCCGACGCCGGCCGCCGGAGCCGCTGCCCGAGATCGCCGGCCTGCCGGCCGAGATCGCCGACCTGTGCCGACGCTGCCTGGCCGACGAGCCGGCCGCCCGACCGACCAGCCTGATGGCCGCGCTGCTGCTCGCCGAGTTGGTGGACGCCCGGGTGTACGTGCCGATGCTGGTGGCGGAGTCGCGGCGGCACCCGGCACCGGTGTCCCCCTGGACCGACCGGGCGGCCGGCGAGGCGACCGAGGCGGTGCCCGCCGACGTGGGCCCGCCCGGCGCGGCCCGCTGA
- a CDS encoding response regulator transcription factor, with translation MDGQAAQGRIELRRPDGDPVRVLVVDDEPTLTDLLSMALRYEGWQVSTAGNGMAAISAARQFKPDAVVLDVMLPDLDGFQVLRRLREETPTVPVLFLTARDAVEERIAGLTVGGDDYVTKPFSLEEVIARLRALLRRSGFAVATREDAVLTVGDLTLDEDSHEVRRGGDLITLTATEFELLRYLMRNPRRVLSKAQILDRVWNYDFGGQANVVELYISYLRKKIDAGREPMIHTLRGAGYVLKPAE, from the coding sequence ATGGACGGGCAGGCCGCGCAGGGCCGGATCGAGCTGCGCCGACCGGACGGCGACCCGGTGCGCGTACTGGTGGTGGACGACGAGCCGACCCTGACCGACCTGCTCTCGATGGCCCTGCGCTACGAGGGCTGGCAGGTGAGCACCGCCGGCAACGGGATGGCCGCGATCAGCGCTGCCCGGCAGTTCAAGCCGGACGCGGTGGTGCTCGACGTCATGCTCCCCGACCTGGACGGATTCCAGGTGCTGCGGCGGCTGCGCGAGGAGACGCCCACCGTGCCGGTGCTCTTCCTGACCGCCCGGGACGCGGTGGAGGAGCGGATCGCCGGGCTCACCGTCGGCGGCGACGACTACGTCACCAAGCCGTTCAGCCTGGAGGAGGTGATCGCCCGGCTGCGCGCCCTGCTGCGCCGCTCCGGGTTCGCCGTCGCCACCCGCGAGGACGCCGTGCTCACCGTCGGCGACCTCACCCTCGACGAGGACAGCCACGAGGTACGCCGCGGCGGCGACCTGATCACCCTCACCGCCACCGAGTTCGAGCTGCTGCGCTACCTGATGCGCAATCCGCGCCGGGTGCTGAGCAAGGCGCAGATCCTCGACCGGGTCTGGAACTACGACTTCGGCGGCCAGGCCAACGTGGTCGAGCTGTACATCTCCTACCTGCGCAAGAAGATCGACGCCGGCCGCGAGCCGATGATCCACACACTGCGGGGCGCCGGGTATGTCCTCAAGCCCGCGGAGTGA
- a CDS encoding sensor histidine kinase yields the protein MSSSPRSDRPGRLRDWLAGWSLRRRLVLSVVALLALVSVGIGGLTTVALRHFLVAQVDDQLTGDQQRRQERRTSPFDLPQWREGAVTLAVPPGFPQDSIAVKIVNGRVVQASRQAAAKAVPLSAGEVAALTRVPADGRPHSVELVDRGDYRAVARQVPDGDVLVFAIPLAGVEQTVMWMLVAQAGVVTAGLLIAGSLGALIVRAALRPLNRVAATAGRVTELPLDRGEVALSIRVPAADTDPRTEVGQVGGALNRMLGHVAAALAARQASETRVRQFVADASHELRTPLAAIRGYAEVARRGRVEVPPDVAHALRRVESESTRMTSLVDDLLLLARLDSGRPLAAEPVDLTALVVNAVSDAHVAGPDHRWELDLPDEPVSVTGDGHRLHQVVANLLANARVHTPPGTTVTTRLASAAEGVVLSVTDDGPGVPAELQPEIFERFARGDSSRSRAHGSTGLGLAIVAAVVEAHHGRVEVSSRPGRTVFTVLLPRSTADA from the coding sequence ATGTCCTCAAGCCCGCGGAGTGACCGGCCCGGGCGGCTGCGTGACTGGCTGGCCGGCTGGTCGCTGCGCCGCCGCCTGGTGCTCTCCGTGGTGGCGCTGCTCGCCCTGGTCAGCGTCGGCATCGGCGGCCTGACCACGGTCGCCCTGCGGCACTTCCTGGTGGCCCAGGTCGACGACCAGCTCACCGGGGACCAGCAGCGCCGGCAGGAACGCCGGACGTCCCCGTTCGACCTGCCGCAGTGGCGGGAGGGCGCCGTCACCCTCGCCGTGCCGCCCGGATTCCCGCAGGACTCCATCGCGGTCAAGATCGTCAACGGGCGGGTCGTCCAGGCCAGCCGGCAGGCCGCCGCGAAGGCCGTGCCGCTGTCGGCCGGTGAGGTGGCCGCGCTGACCCGGGTGCCTGCCGACGGTCGGCCGCACAGCGTGGAACTCGTCGACCGGGGGGACTACCGGGCGGTGGCCCGCCAGGTGCCCGACGGCGACGTACTGGTCTTCGCCATCCCGCTCGCCGGCGTGGAGCAGACGGTCATGTGGATGCTGGTCGCCCAGGCGGGCGTGGTCACCGCCGGGCTGCTCATCGCCGGCAGCCTCGGCGCGCTGATCGTCCGGGCCGCCCTGCGCCCGCTGAACCGGGTCGCCGCCACCGCCGGCCGGGTCACCGAGCTGCCGTTGGACCGCGGCGAGGTGGCGCTGTCGATCCGGGTGCCGGCGGCGGACACCGACCCGCGTACCGAGGTGGGGCAGGTCGGCGGCGCTCTCAACCGGATGCTCGGCCATGTCGCCGCCGCGCTCGCCGCCCGGCAGGCCAGCGAGACCCGGGTACGCCAGTTCGTCGCCGACGCGAGCCACGAGCTGCGCACCCCCCTGGCGGCCATCCGGGGGTACGCCGAGGTGGCCCGGCGGGGTCGGGTCGAGGTCCCGCCCGACGTGGCGCACGCACTGCGCCGGGTGGAGTCGGAGAGCACCCGGATGACCAGCCTCGTCGACGACCTGCTGCTGCTCGCCCGGCTCGACTCCGGCCGGCCCCTCGCGGCCGAGCCGGTCGACCTCACCGCCCTCGTGGTGAACGCGGTCAGCGACGCGCACGTGGCCGGCCCCGACCACCGCTGGGAGCTCGACCTGCCCGACGAGCCGGTCAGCGTCACCGGCGACGGCCACCGGCTGCACCAGGTGGTGGCCAACCTGCTCGCCAACGCCCGGGTGCACACCCCGCCGGGCACCACGGTCACCACCCGGCTCGCGTCGGCGGCCGAAGGCGTCGTGCTGAGCGTCACCGACGACGGCCCCGGCGTCCCGGCCGAACTCCAGCCGGAGATCTTCGAACGCTTCGCCCGTGGTGACAGCTCCCGGTCCCGGGCCCACGGCAGCACCGGCCTCGGCCTGGCCATCGTGGCCGCCGTGGTGGAGGCCCACCACGGACGGGTCGAGGTGTCCAGCCGTCCCGGCCGTACCGTCTTCACGGTGCTGCTACCGCGGTCCACAGCCGACGCATAG
- a CDS encoding ArnT family glycosyltransferase has translation MDRTESLLTAPTPDATASDTATAPEPLPARTPFEPALRDPRWARPALAGLLLATALLYLWGLGASGWGNAFYSAAVQAGSESWKAFFYGSSDAANSITVDKTPAALWLMALSVRIFGLNSWAILVPQALLGVASVGVLYAAVRRWYGPVAGLLAGTVLAVTPVAALMFRFNNPDALLVFLLIAAAYATTRAVETASTRWIVLAGALVGLGFLTKMLQAFLVIPVFAGVYLLAAPTGLWRRIRQLLLSGLAVLVAAGWWVAIVELVPAGARPYIGGSQHNSILELTLGYNGLGRITGNEEGSVGPGRMGGGGGGPFSGQTGLLRMFDTEVGGQVSWLLPAALLLLVAGLVLTGRAARTDRTRAGLLLWGGWLLVTGLIFSFMSGIFHPYYTVALAPGVGALVGIGATLLWRARSGPDRRRGLAAGVLLAVTLAVTTWWSWRLLGRSADWYPWLRSVVLMTGLAVAVLLVVVDRLPRRVAPLLLAFGAAAALAGPVAYSLQTASSPHTGSIPSAGPFVARDFGPGRGGFPGGGQFPGFPGGGATGGEAQAGKFPGRPGRDGGTSQFPAVPGGGPNGQFPGFPGAPNGTDPNGGTDPNGTDPNGGTDPNGTRQDGGFPGLPGGQGQFPGGGRAARGGGMGGLLDAREPSAELKALLTADADAYTWVAATVGSNNASGYQLATERPVMPVGGFNGSDPAPTLAQFQRHVADGRIHYFIGGGGFRANGGSNASQEIATWVADNFTAQTVDGVTVYDLSSGKRG, from the coding sequence ATGGACAGAACAGAGAGCCTGCTGACCGCGCCCACGCCGGACGCGACGGCGAGCGACACGGCCACCGCCCCGGAGCCGCTGCCGGCGCGTACGCCCTTCGAGCCCGCACTCCGCGACCCGCGCTGGGCGCGACCGGCGCTGGCCGGACTGTTGCTGGCCACCGCCCTGCTCTACCTGTGGGGCCTGGGCGCCTCGGGCTGGGGCAACGCGTTCTACTCGGCGGCCGTGCAGGCCGGCTCGGAGAGCTGGAAGGCGTTCTTCTACGGTTCCTCCGACGCGGCCAACTCGATCACCGTCGACAAGACGCCCGCCGCGCTGTGGCTGATGGCGCTCTCGGTCCGGATCTTCGGGCTGAACAGCTGGGCGATCCTGGTGCCGCAGGCGCTGCTCGGGGTGGCCTCGGTCGGCGTCCTGTACGCCGCCGTCCGCCGCTGGTACGGCCCGGTGGCCGGCCTGCTGGCGGGTACGGTGCTCGCGGTCACGCCGGTGGCCGCCCTGATGTTCCGGTTCAACAATCCCGACGCGCTGCTGGTGTTCCTGCTGATCGCCGCCGCGTACGCGACGACCCGCGCGGTGGAGACGGCGAGCACCCGGTGGATCGTGCTGGCCGGCGCGCTGGTCGGCCTCGGCTTCCTCACCAAGATGCTCCAGGCGTTCCTGGTGATCCCGGTCTTCGCCGGGGTCTACCTGCTGGCCGCGCCGACCGGTCTCTGGCGGCGGATCCGGCAGCTGCTGCTGTCCGGCCTGGCGGTGCTGGTCGCCGCCGGCTGGTGGGTGGCGATCGTGGAGCTGGTCCCGGCCGGCGCCCGCCCCTACATCGGCGGATCGCAGCACAACAGCATCCTGGAGCTCACCCTCGGCTACAACGGCCTGGGTCGGATCACCGGCAACGAGGAGGGCAGCGTCGGCCCCGGCCGGATGGGTGGCGGTGGCGGTGGCCCGTTCTCGGGGCAGACCGGACTGCTGCGGATGTTCGACACCGAGGTCGGGGGCCAGGTGTCCTGGCTGCTGCCGGCCGCGCTGCTCCTGCTGGTCGCTGGGCTGGTGCTGACCGGGCGGGCGGCGCGTACCGACCGGACACGGGCCGGACTGCTGCTCTGGGGTGGTTGGCTGCTGGTCACCGGGCTGATCTTCAGCTTCATGTCCGGGATCTTCCACCCGTACTACACGGTGGCCCTGGCCCCGGGGGTCGGCGCGCTGGTCGGCATCGGCGCGACCCTGCTGTGGCGGGCCCGGAGCGGCCCGGACCGGCGTCGAGGGCTGGCGGCCGGCGTCCTGCTCGCCGTCACCCTGGCCGTCACCACCTGGTGGTCCTGGCGGCTGCTCGGCCGCAGCGCCGACTGGTACCCCTGGCTGCGCAGCGTCGTGCTGATGACCGGCCTGGCCGTGGCCGTGCTGCTGGTGGTCGTCGACCGGCTGCCCCGCCGGGTGGCGCCGCTGCTGCTGGCGTTCGGCGCGGCGGCGGCCCTCGCCGGCCCGGTCGCGTACTCGCTCCAGACCGCGTCGAGCCCGCACACCGGATCGATTCCCAGCGCCGGCCCGTTCGTGGCGCGCGACTTCGGCCCGGGCCGCGGCGGGTTTCCCGGCGGCGGCCAGTTCCCCGGCTTTCCGGGTGGCGGCGCGACCGGCGGCGAAGCGCAGGCCGGGAAGTTCCCCGGTCGCCCTGGCCGTGACGGCGGCACGAGCCAGTTCCCGGCGGTGCCGGGTGGCGGTCCGAACGGCCAGTTCCCGGGCTTCCCGGGCGCCCCGAACGGCACCGACCCGAACGGCGGCACCGACCCGAACGGCACCGACCCGAACGGCGGCACCGACCCGAACGGCACCCGGCAGGACGGTGGTTTCCCTGGCCTCCCCGGTGGCCAGGGTCAGTTCCCGGGCGGCGGCCGGGCGGCGCGCGGTGGCGGCATGGGCGGGCTGCTCGACGCCCGCGAGCCGAGCGCGGAGCTGAAGGCGCTGCTGACGGCCGACGCCGACGCGTACACCTGGGTCGCCGCGACCGTCGGCTCGAACAACGCCTCCGGCTACCAGCTCGCCACCGAGCGGCCGGTGATGCCAGTCGGCGGCTTCAACGGCAGCGATCCGGCCCCGACTCTGGCCCAGTTCCAGCGGCACGTCGCGGACGGGCGGATCCACTACTTCATCGGCGGCGGTGGGTTCCGGGCCAACGGCGGCAGCAACGCCTCCCAGGAGATCGCCACCTGGGTCGCCGACAACTTCACCGCCCAGACCGTCGACGGCGTCACCGTGTACGACCTGAGCAGCGGAAAGCGGGGCTGA
- a CDS encoding bifunctional glycosyltransferase family 2/GtrA family protein codes for MTWTSEPRAAVRARPTTPTAVLDVVVPVYNEETDLGPCVRRLHAHLTAHFPYPFRITVADNASVDGTLAVAEALAVELPEVSVLHLDAKGRGRALRAAWSASPAPVLAYMDVDLSTDLAAVLPLVAPLISGHSDLAIGTRLARTSRVVRGAKREVISRGYNLLLRGTLAVRFSDAQCGFKAIRADVAARLLPLVQDTGWFFDTELLVLAQRAGLRIHEVPVDWVDDPDSRVDILATALADLRGIGRLGRALVTGALPLAELREQLGRAPLHPPPAQVPVGLPRQLARFAAVGVASTLAYLVLFVLARGPLGAQPANLLALLVTAVANTAANRRLTFGVTGRRHAGRHHLQGLLAFALGLALTSGSLALLHVTAPTPPRTLELAVLIAANLAATALRFLLLRLAMHHHRP; via the coding sequence GTGACCTGGACGAGCGAACCGCGGGCCGCGGTGCGGGCCCGACCGACGACGCCGACCGCCGTGCTGGACGTGGTGGTTCCGGTCTACAACGAGGAGACCGATCTCGGGCCCTGCGTCCGGCGGCTGCACGCCCACCTCACCGCGCACTTCCCGTACCCGTTCCGGATCACCGTGGCCGACAACGCCAGCGTCGACGGCACCCTGGCGGTGGCCGAGGCGCTCGCCGTGGAGCTGCCCGAGGTGAGCGTGCTGCACCTCGACGCCAAGGGACGAGGGCGGGCGCTGCGGGCCGCCTGGTCCGCCTCCCCGGCGCCGGTGCTGGCGTACATGGACGTGGACCTCTCCACCGACCTGGCGGCGGTGCTGCCGCTGGTGGCGCCGCTCATCTCCGGCCACTCGGACCTGGCCATCGGCACCCGGCTGGCCCGGACCAGCCGGGTGGTCCGGGGCGCCAAGCGGGAGGTGATCTCGCGCGGCTACAACCTGCTGCTGCGCGGCACCCTCGCGGTCCGGTTCTCCGACGCGCAGTGCGGGTTCAAGGCGATCCGCGCCGATGTGGCCGCCCGGCTGCTGCCGCTGGTCCAGGACACCGGCTGGTTCTTCGACACCGAGCTGCTGGTCCTGGCGCAGCGGGCCGGCCTGCGCATCCACGAGGTGCCGGTGGACTGGGTGGACGACCCGGACAGCCGGGTGGACATCCTGGCCACCGCCCTGGCCGACCTGCGCGGCATCGGGCGGCTCGGTCGGGCGCTGGTCACCGGCGCGCTGCCCCTGGCGGAGCTGCGCGAACAGCTCGGGCGGGCACCCCTGCACCCGCCGCCGGCGCAGGTGCCGGTCGGGCTGCCCCGGCAGCTCGCCCGGTTCGCCGCGGTCGGGGTGGCCAGCACCCTCGCGTATCTGGTGCTGTTCGTGCTGGCCCGGGGTCCGCTCGGGGCGCAGCCGGCGAACCTGCTGGCGCTGCTGGTCACGGCGGTGGCCAACACGGCCGCCAACCGGCGGCTCACCTTCGGCGTCACGGGCCGCCGTCACGCCGGCCGGCACCACCTCCAGGGGCTGCTCGCCTTCGCCCTCGGACTGGCCCTGACCAGTGGTTCCCTGGCGCTCCTGCACGTCACCGCACCCACCCCGCCCCGGACCCTGGAACTGGCCGTGCTCATTGCCGCGAACCTGGCCGCCACCGCCCTACGCTTCCTCCTGCTCCGCCTGGCCATGCACCACCACCGCCCCTGA
- a CDS encoding helix-turn-helix transcriptional regulator: protein MYREGAAAGIRGAVVWESVAAGGAATRVLPDGCLDLLWSSRAGLLVAGPDRTAHLSASTAGERWVGLRLPPGTGPAVLGVPADELRDRRIPLADLWGRTAADLADRVAVAAESGDPPPPGATRAASPGGPANGRWDRSGVGPGRHPLHRPSRAEAVAAVLEAVAVARLHAAGGPDPLGARVAARLAAGATVAATAAEVGLGARALHRRSQALFGYGPKTLARILRMRRALDLARAGTPLAEVAALTGYADQPHLTRDFKHFTGVPPTHLLQPR, encoded by the coding sequence GTGTATCGGGAGGGGGCGGCGGCGGGGATCCGTGGGGCGGTGGTGTGGGAAAGCGTCGCCGCCGGTGGGGCGGCGACCCGGGTGCTGCCGGACGGGTGCCTGGACCTGCTCTGGTCCAGCCGGGCCGGGCTGTTGGTCGCCGGCCCTGACCGGACCGCGCATCTCTCCGCAAGCACGGCAGGCGAGCGGTGGGTCGGGCTGCGCCTGCCGCCCGGCACGGGTCCCGCCGTCCTCGGCGTCCCCGCCGACGAGCTACGGGACCGGCGCATCCCGCTCGCCGACCTCTGGGGTCGGACGGCCGCCGACCTGGCCGACCGGGTGGCGGTGGCCGCGGAGTCCGGCGATCCGCCACCGCCCGGCGCGACGCGTGCCGCTTCCCCGGGTGGGCCGGCCAACGGCCGGTGGGATCGCTCCGGGGTCGGCCCCGGCCGGCACCCGCTGCACCGGCCGAGCCGTGCGGAGGCGGTGGCCGCCGTGCTGGAGGCGGTCGCGGTGGCGCGGCTGCACGCCGCCGGCGGGCCCGATCCGCTCGGTGCGCGGGTCGCCGCCCGGCTCGCGGCCGGCGCCACCGTGGCGGCCACCGCCGCCGAGGTCGGCCTCGGCGCGCGGGCGCTGCACCGGCGCAGCCAGGCCCTCTTCGGGTACGGCCCGAAGACCCTCGCCCGCATCCTGCGGATGCGCCGGGCGCTCGACCTGGCCCGCGCCGGCACCCCGCTGGCCGAGGTCGCCGCGCTGACCGGGTACGCCGACCAGCCCCACCTGACCCGAGACTTCAAGCATTTCACCGGCGTCCCCCCGACCCACCTCCTCCAGCCGCGTTGA
- a CDS encoding VOC family protein, with translation MTPHFDLIGMAVTDMGRTLDFYRRLGLAIPPDAEREAHVEITLDNGVRLAWDTVELIRTFDPGHTLATGSPRVSLAFRCADPAEVDRWYAELTAAGHHGHLPPWDAVWGQRYAVLHDPDGNAIDLFAPL, from the coding sequence ATGACACCGCATTTCGACCTGATCGGCATGGCCGTCACCGACATGGGCCGCACGCTGGACTTCTACCGCCGGCTGGGGCTGGCGATCCCGCCCGACGCGGAGCGCGAGGCACACGTGGAGATCACCCTGGACAACGGTGTCCGGCTGGCGTGGGACACCGTCGAGCTGATCCGGACCTTCGACCCCGGCCACACCCTGGCCACCGGCAGCCCCCGGGTGAGCCTGGCCTTCCGCTGCGCCGACCCCGCCGAGGTCGACCGCTGGTACGCCGAGCTGACCGCCGCCGGCCACCACGGCCACCTGCCGCCGTGGGACGCCGTCTGGGGCCAGCGCTACGCCGTCCTCCACGACCCCGACGGCAACGCCATCGACCTCTTCGCCCCGCTGTGA
- a CDS encoding methyltransferase domain-containing protein, which produces MAVSDADARLEPGSFRDPGNRVFHRRGEVLRGLDERSARDWRALAASDFFRDLLAAGKVCGTEELVPAPVDLPWAAVLRHERIPFVSHPYEWSYGMLRDAALLHLEVLRSAVAAGFTTKDGSAYNLQWRGATPVFIDVGSFEPARDGEPWAGYRQFCQTLLYPLLLQAHLGLDFQPWLRARIDGIEPDQMRRLFSGTRRLRPGVLTHVHLHGAMQARHAHASTSDVRAQLRAAGYSRELVLATVRGLEKLVRRLDARPGESHWADYQRTCAYSVPDRRAKEEFVDRAAAVTMPGLALDLGANDGRYARIAARHADHVVAVEQDPAVVDGLYRALRDEREQRILPLVMDLADPSPGGGWRGVERAGFADRARADLVLALALVHHLAIGRNVPLAEVLDQFAGLTAPGGTLVVEFVHPEDPMARRLLANKPDGLFPDYRREAFERLLVARGRILRRVELPSGTRTLYQVVTVG; this is translated from the coding sequence GTGGCCGTCTCCGACGCCGACGCCCGGCTGGAGCCGGGGTCCTTCCGCGACCCGGGCAACCGCGTCTTCCACCGCCGGGGCGAGGTGCTGCGCGGCCTCGACGAGCGGTCGGCCCGCGACTGGCGGGCCCTCGCCGCCAGCGACTTCTTCCGCGACCTGCTCGCCGCCGGCAAGGTGTGCGGCACCGAGGAACTGGTCCCGGCCCCGGTCGACCTGCCCTGGGCCGCGGTGCTGCGACACGAGCGCATCCCGTTCGTCTCCCACCCGTACGAGTGGTCGTACGGGATGCTGCGCGACGCCGCGCTGCTGCACCTGGAGGTGCTGCGGTCGGCCGTGGCCGCCGGCTTCACCACCAAGGACGGCTCGGCGTACAACCTCCAGTGGCGGGGCGCCACGCCGGTCTTCATCGACGTCGGCTCGTTCGAACCGGCCCGCGACGGGGAGCCCTGGGCCGGCTACCGGCAGTTCTGTCAGACCCTGCTCTATCCGCTGCTGCTCCAGGCCCATCTCGGGCTGGACTTCCAGCCCTGGCTGCGGGCCCGGATCGACGGCATCGAGCCGGACCAGATGCGCCGCCTCTTCTCCGGCACGCGCCGGCTGCGCCCCGGTGTGCTCACCCACGTCCACCTGCACGGCGCGATGCAGGCCCGCCACGCGCACGCCAGCACCAGCGACGTGCGAGCCCAACTGCGGGCCGCCGGCTACTCCCGGGAGTTGGTCCTGGCGACGGTACGCGGCCTGGAGAAGCTGGTCCGGCGGCTGGACGCCCGGCCGGGGGAGAGCCACTGGGCCGACTACCAGCGCACCTGCGCGTACTCGGTGCCGGACCGGCGGGCGAAGGAGGAGTTCGTCGACCGGGCGGCGGCCGTGACCATGCCAGGGCTGGCGCTCGACCTGGGTGCCAACGACGGCCGGTACGCCCGGATCGCCGCCCGGCACGCCGACCACGTGGTCGCGGTCGAGCAGGATCCGGCGGTGGTCGACGGGCTCTACCGCGCGTTGCGCGACGAGCGGGAGCAGCGGATCCTGCCGCTGGTGATGGACCTCGCCGACCCGTCGCCGGGCGGGGGCTGGCGGGGCGTCGAGCGGGCCGGCTTCGCCGACCGGGCGCGGGCCGACCTGGTTCTCGCGCTGGCGCTGGTGCACCACCTGGCGATCGGCCGGAACGTGCCGCTGGCCGAGGTGCTGGACCAGTTCGCCGGGCTGACCGCGCCCGGCGGCACGCTGGTGGTGGAGTTCGTCCACCCCGAGGACCCGATGGCCCGGCGGCTGCTGGCCAACAAACCGGACGGGCTGTTCCCGGATTACCGGCGCGAGGCGTTCGAGCGGCTGCTCGTGGCGCGCGGCCGGATCCTCCGCCGGGTCGAGCTGCCGTCCGGCACCCGGACGCTCTACCAGGTGGTGACCGTTGGCTGA